A single region of the Paludibacter jiangxiensis genome encodes:
- a CDS encoding response regulator, with the protein MKILICESNPLLMQLMGKELMAEQNEVRLAWVGEKMTSQLTSFAPDILITEVLLPHMNGFEFIHNARLQFPKMMIVVISSLSSNRLIELIFRLGADEFISKPFDPTHLNIHIQKAIQGKKNSFISNAIDYVTKI; encoded by the coding sequence ATGAAAATACTTATATGTGAAAGCAACCCATTATTAATGCAACTCATGGGAAAAGAACTGATGGCCGAACAGAATGAGGTTCGCCTCGCCTGGGTGGGAGAAAAGATGACAAGCCAATTGACGTCGTTTGCTCCTGATATTTTAATCACGGAGGTATTATTGCCGCATATGAACGGGTTCGAATTCATTCACAATGCCCGGCTACAATTTCCCAAGATGATGATTGTAGTAATAAGTTCATTGAGCTCCAATCGATTAATAGAACTCATATTCAGACTTGGTGCCGATGAGTTTATTTCAAAGCCTTTTGATCCGACTCATCTAAATATTCACATACAAAAGGCAATACAAGGAAAGAAAAATTCATTCATTTCAAATGCTATAGACTATGTTACGAAAATATAA
- a CDS encoding YaiO family outer membrane beta-barrel protein, giving the protein MTLLLCLIFHTLESSITVEAQRINADSLFIAARQAANSGDRTGAIVTCERILTNNPGYQDAHILLSRIYLWDKKYDLAESNINTVIETNPKSFDAWDVKTDLSLWQGNYASCLRDCDAALTYFHDNKALLLKKARAYDGLKKPEMANETLNTLLYIDPQNADGLKLLKSLQDQLKKNRLSFSYSSDYFQSRALEPWKTIYLQYSRKIPIGTLVGRFNYAKRFGIEGVQGEADAYLKISNWNYGYLNIGYSNQSIFPRFRLGGEFYQKLPSAFEASVGFRYLDYKTTDAMIYTAYLGKYSGNWWWSGRTYFKLNGSTSLTALLQTRYYFASRDDYWGVRVNYGVSPDERTNVLTTVTPSLKSSGFRLEYSKQLWPAFTISGAFTYSNTEWMSKRYRNVFSGEIICSYQF; this is encoded by the coding sequence TTGACTTTATTGTTATGCCTCATATTTCATACACTAGAGTCCTCAATCACAGTTGAAGCACAGCGAATTAACGCTGATTCTCTATTTATAGCAGCCCGTCAGGCAGCCAATTCAGGAGACAGAACAGGTGCAATTGTTACCTGCGAACGGATCCTTACAAATAACCCCGGTTATCAGGATGCCCACATTTTGTTGTCCCGCATTTATTTATGGGACAAAAAATATGATTTGGCTGAATCCAACATCAATACTGTCATTGAAACAAATCCGAAAAGCTTCGATGCGTGGGATGTCAAAACCGACCTTTCCCTCTGGCAAGGCAATTACGCTTCCTGTCTTCGCGATTGTGATGCTGCCCTTACTTATTTTCATGACAACAAAGCCCTTTTACTGAAGAAAGCCAGAGCCTACGACGGTTTGAAAAAACCTGAAATGGCAAACGAAACACTGAACACGCTGTTGTATATTGATCCTCAAAATGCAGATGGCCTCAAGTTGTTGAAATCATTGCAGGATCAACTAAAAAAGAACCGCCTGAGTTTCAGTTATTCGTCCGACTATTTTCAGAGTCGCGCTTTAGAGCCGTGGAAAACAATCTATTTACAATATAGCCGGAAAATTCCGATAGGAACATTAGTCGGAAGATTTAACTATGCAAAAAGATTCGGGATCGAAGGAGTTCAGGGTGAAGCGGATGCGTATCTGAAAATCAGCAATTGGAATTATGGATACCTGAATATCGGATACTCTAATCAATCCATATTTCCACGTTTCCGACTGGGTGGGGAGTTTTATCAGAAATTACCGTCAGCGTTCGAAGCCTCTGTGGGCTTTCGTTATCTCGACTATAAAACCACCGACGCCATGATTTACACTGCCTATCTGGGCAAATATTCAGGCAATTGGTGGTGGTCTGGGCGAACTTACTTCAAACTAAACGGAAGCACTTCCCTTACTGCGTTGCTGCAAACCCGTTACTATTTTGCTTCCAGAGACGATTACTGGGGTGTAAGAGTAAATTATGGAGTTTCGCCCGATGAAAGGACGAATGTCCTGACCACAGTTACTCCTTCTCTTAAGTCATCCGGATTCCGACTTGAGTATAGCAAGCAACTCTGGCCTGCATTTACCATTAGCGGAGCATTTACCTACAGCAATACCGAGTGGATGAGCAAACGCTATCGCAATGTATTCTCCGGTGAAATTATTTGTTCTTATCAATTCTGA
- a CDS encoding UvrD-helicase domain-containing protein yields the protein MLNLYRASAGSGKTYRLTQDYIRLLFADRQPYAHRRQLAVTFTNKATEEMKLRIITELDRLARGDASGYREGLMQHFGLPADRVNARAHHLLKEILHDYSSFSINTIDRFFQQVLRSFTREIGLHGGYNIEIDTDEPLATAIDGLLFSLDQKENRLLLDWLMQFARERIENGKGWDIRYAIRSLAGEIFKERYKKKLPLVREKLHNRDFLNGYRQKLYAITSRFEKELKETGEEALALMARHGLSYTDFYKGANGPFSLFNKLASENFTEPTSTFLALPGNLDGWTSKTAKNKDQVAAVYNAGLNVLVEKTASLYGDAFIEYNTAKTISQHLYALGILSDIDSRIRLDSEENNRLLLSDTTELLNQIVDGSDTPFVFEKTGVHIHHLMMDEFQDTSAMQWQNFKPLMDNSLASGNENLIVGDVKQSIYRWRNSDWRLLDRQLFDDFASGQIHEEYLNDNWRSCRNVIDFNNLFFDRSSLFMQQLFNDDLPEHYQGDLDHRLHDAYKGLFQHYSPKAGEGHVEVRFVNNEEKQWKENALAQLPAIIEQWQDKGFALRDMAVLVRRNSEATEVVEYLLQYKNSELARDGYRYDVISNEALVIGNSLAVRFVIEALRYILRPDDKLLQTLVPYLYFVLHQGKAPHEALAACFDNPEGANTRMVHEELQRLINEGTNRSIFELSEELIWLFGLKSNEGEDVYLQAFQDLVHQYSIKESAGIAAFLEWWEEKGAQKTIASPDAQDAIRVLTVHKSKGLGFEAVVMPFADWSLDNNNRDIIWCEPTGAPFSELELTPVQYSSSLAKTIFAADYFEERMASFIDNLNVAYVAFTRAKQEMVLLAPQPKPNAKGEIKVSSLATLLHCCISNELPAENIPVDAKEAFRSFAPFWNNESLVLNMGNTAQQSTKEREDLQVRYRYAQSIAPISPIAVKYKVTDYLEKETSSRTLSINYGLLMHEVLHNIRHEGDEQRAIADMERTGRITASEKEEITSMFDRFWKIEGIRQFFAPGLRILNETSIFTPDNKTYVPDRVIFTDRHATIIDYKFGHEQPRYRQQVLNYKNLVEQMGYTATAYLCYVEQNKLEKV from the coding sequence ATGCTGAATCTCTATCGCGCATCGGCCGGGTCGGGTAAAACCTATCGCCTGACCCAGGATTATATTCGTCTGCTTTTTGCCGATCGGCAGCCTTATGCGCACCGTCGTCAACTGGCCGTGACTTTTACCAATAAAGCCACCGAAGAGATGAAGCTCCGTATCATCACCGAACTCGACAGACTGGCTCGTGGCGACGCGTCGGGCTATCGTGAGGGTTTGATGCAACATTTCGGTCTTCCTGCCGACCGGGTGAATGCTCGAGCGCACCATTTACTAAAGGAGATTCTACACGACTACTCCTCATTCTCCATCAATACCATCGACCGCTTTTTTCAACAGGTATTGCGCAGCTTTACCCGTGAAATCGGTCTGCATGGTGGCTACAACATTGAGATTGACACCGACGAACCGCTGGCAACGGCAATCGACGGACTGCTTTTTTCGCTTGATCAGAAAGAGAACCGTCTGCTGCTTGACTGGCTGATGCAGTTTGCCCGCGAACGCATCGAAAATGGTAAGGGATGGGATATTCGTTACGCCATTCGTTCGCTTGCCGGAGAAATCTTTAAAGAGCGCTACAAAAAGAAATTGCCGTTGGTGCGGGAGAAATTGCACAACCGTGATTTCCTCAACGGATACCGGCAAAAATTATATGCCATCACTTCTCGCTTCGAGAAAGAATTGAAAGAAACCGGAGAAGAAGCGCTCGCGCTGATGGCACGCCATGGATTGTCATATACCGATTTTTACAAAGGTGCAAATGGTCCATTCTCTTTATTTAATAAACTAGCCTCGGAAAACTTTACAGAACCAACAAGCACATTTCTGGCATTGCCGGGAAATTTAGATGGATGGACATCAAAAACAGCCAAAAATAAAGATCAGGTAGCAGCCGTTTATAATGCAGGACTCAATGTGTTGGTGGAGAAAACCGCTTCTCTGTACGGAGATGCCTTTATTGAATATAATACTGCCAAAACGATTTCACAACACCTCTATGCGCTGGGTATCCTCTCCGATATTGATAGTCGTATCCGCCTCGACTCGGAAGAGAACAACCGTCTGCTGTTGAGCGACACCACCGAATTGCTCAATCAGATTGTGGATGGCAGCGATACGCCATTTGTCTTCGAAAAAACGGGGGTACACATTCACCACCTGATGATGGACGAGTTTCAGGACACTTCGGCTATGCAGTGGCAGAATTTCAAACCATTGATGGATAACAGTCTGGCCTCGGGAAACGAGAACCTGATCGTTGGTGATGTGAAGCAGAGCATCTACCGCTGGCGCAACTCCGACTGGCGTCTGCTCGATCGACAACTCTTCGATGACTTCGCCAGCGGACAAATCCACGAGGAGTATCTCAATGATAACTGGCGGAGCTGTCGCAATGTGATTGATTTCAACAATCTCTTTTTCGACCGCTCTTCGTTGTTTATGCAGCAACTCTTCAATGACGACTTGCCCGAACACTATCAGGGAGATCTTGACCATCGCCTGCACGATGCTTACAAAGGGTTGTTTCAGCACTACTCGCCCAAAGCAGGAGAAGGACATGTAGAGGTTCGTTTCGTGAACAACGAAGAAAAACAGTGGAAAGAAAATGCGTTAGCACAACTGCCGGCCATTATCGAACAGTGGCAGGACAAAGGTTTTGCTCTCCGCGATATGGCCGTGTTGGTACGCCGCAACAGCGAAGCCACCGAGGTGGTGGAATACTTGCTGCAATACAAAAATAGTGAACTGGCTCGCGACGGCTACCGCTATGACGTGATCTCCAATGAAGCGCTGGTCATCGGCAATTCGCTGGCAGTGCGTTTCGTCATAGAAGCTCTCCGTTACATTCTGCGTCCCGACGACAAGTTGTTGCAAACTCTTGTACCGTACCTTTATTTCGTCCTGCATCAGGGTAAAGCACCGCACGAAGCACTTGCTGCTTGCTTCGACAATCCCGAAGGTGCGAACACCCGCATGGTACACGAAGAGTTGCAACGCCTTATCAACGAAGGTACCAACCGCTCCATCTTTGAATTGAGCGAAGAGTTGATCTGGCTGTTCGGCCTTAAGAGCAACGAGGGCGAAGATGTTTATCTGCAAGCATTTCAGGATTTGGTGCATCAATATTCTATCAAGGAGTCGGCCGGCATTGCGGCGTTTCTCGAATGGTGGGAAGAAAAGGGCGCACAGAAGACGATTGCTTCGCCCGACGCGCAGGATGCCATCCGCGTACTTACCGTTCACAAATCGAAAGGACTGGGTTTTGAAGCTGTGGTGATGCCCTTTGCCGACTGGTCGCTCGACAACAACAACCGCGACATCATCTGGTGCGAGCCGACGGGGGCTCCCTTCAGCGAACTGGAACTGACTCCGGTGCAGTACTCCTCGTCACTGGCCAAAACCATCTTCGCCGCTGACTATTTCGAAGAACGCATGGCTTCGTTTATCGACAACCTCAATGTGGCTTATGTAGCATTTACCCGGGCTAAGCAGGAAATGGTTTTATTGGCACCGCAGCCCAAACCGAATGCCAAAGGAGAAATTAAGGTAAGTTCCCTCGCAACGTTGCTTCACTGTTGTATCTCCAATGAATTGCCAGCGGAAAATATTCCTGTTGATGCGAAAGAAGCTTTCCGGTCGTTTGCTCCTTTCTGGAATAACGAATCGCTGGTGTTGAACATGGGAAATACGGCACAGCAGTCGACAAAGGAGCGGGAAGATTTGCAGGTGCGCTACCGCTACGCACAATCCATCGCGCCGATCAGTCCCATTGCGGTGAAATACAAGGTGACGGACTATCTGGAAAAAGAGACATCGTCGCGAACGTTGTCCATCAACTACGGATTGCTGATGCATGAAGTATTGCACAACATCCGTCATGAAGGCGATGAGCAACGCGCCATTGCCGATATGGAACGCACCGGACGCATCACTGCCAGTGAGAAGGAAGAAATTACCTCCATGTTCGACCGCTTTTGGAAAATAGAGGGTATCCGGCAGTTCTTCGCTCCCGGCTTGCGCATCCTGAACGAAACGTCCATTTTTACGCCTGACAATAAAACGTATGTGCCGGACCGTGTTATCTTCACAGACAGACACGCTACCATTATAGACTACAAGTTTGGACACGAACAACCCCGCTACCGCCAACAGGTACTCAACTACAAAAACTTAGTGGAACAAATGGGCTACACTGCCACAGCCTACCTTTGCTATGTAGAGCAAAACAAATTGGAAAAAGTGTAA
- the rpsL gene encoding 30S ribosomal protein S12: protein MPTIQQLVRKGRTALVDKSKAPALDACPQRRGVCVRVYTTTPKKPNSAMRKVARVRLTNQKEVNAYIPGEGHNLQEHSIVLVRGGRVKDLPGVRYHIVRGTLDTAGVNGRLQRRSKYGAKRPKPGQAAAAAKGGKKK from the coding sequence ATGCCTACAATTCAGCAATTAGTGAGAAAAGGAAGGACAGCGCTGGTTGACAAGAGTAAAGCTCCAGCATTGGATGCTTGTCCTCAACGTCGTGGCGTCTGCGTGCGTGTTTACACAACCACTCCTAAAAAACCTAACTCTGCAATGCGTAAAGTAGCTCGTGTTCGCTTGACTAACCAAAAGGAAGTCAATGCTTACATTCCGGGTGAAGGACACAACTTGCAGGAACACAGCATTGTGTTGGTTCGTGGCGGTCGTGTAAAAGACCTTCCCGGTGTACGTTATCACATTGTTCGTGGTACTTTGGATACGGCAGGTGTAAACGGTCGTCTTCAACGTCGTTCGAAGTATGGTGCTAAACGTCCGAAACCGGGTCAGGCAGCTGCAGCAGCTAAAGGCGGTAAAAAGAAATAA
- the rpsG gene encoding 30S ribosomal protein S7, with the protein MRKSKPKKRIILPDPVFSEVMVTKFVNHLMYDGKKSTAFDIFYGALETVKAKLPNEEKTPLEIWKKALDNITPQVEVKSRRVGGATFQVPTEIRPDRKESICMKNLILYARKRGGKSMAEKLAAEVVDAFNNQGGAFKRKEDMHRMAEANRAFAHFRF; encoded by the coding sequence ATGAGAAAGTCAAAACCAAAGAAAAGGATCATTTTACCTGATCCGGTTTTTAGTGAAGTGATGGTGACAAAGTTTGTCAATCACCTCATGTATGATGGCAAAAAAAGCACTGCTTTCGATATATTTTACGGTGCTCTCGAAACCGTAAAAGCCAAACTTCCCAACGAAGAAAAGACTCCGCTTGAAATCTGGAAAAAAGCTCTCGACAATATCACTCCTCAGGTCGAAGTTAAATCACGCCGTGTTGGTGGTGCAACATTCCAGGTTCCTACAGAAATCCGTCCTGACCGTAAGGAGTCTATCTGTATGAAAAATCTTATTTTATATGCACGTAAACGTGGTGGCAAATCAATGGCTGAGAAATTGGCTGCTGAGGTAGTTGATGCGTTTAACAACCAGGGTGGTGCCTTCAAACGTAAAGAAGATATGCACCGTATGGCTGAAGCAAACCGTGCTTTTGCTCATTTCAGGTTCTAA
- the fusA gene encoding elongation factor G, whose protein sequence is MAKKDLHYTRNIGIMAHIDAGKTTTSERILYYTGLTHKIGEVHDGAATMDWMEQEQERGITITSAATTTFWNYLNDKYKINLIDTPGHVDFTVEVERSLRILDGAVATFCAVGGVEPQSETVWRQADKYNVPRIGFVNKMDRSGADFYEVIRQIKDVLGAKPCPIQIPIGAEEKFKGVVDLVKMKAIFWHDETMGAEYSVEEIPADLQAEAEEWREKMLEVVAEYDDAVMEKFFDDPSTITEEEINVAIRKATLSMEITPMICGSAFKNKGVQTMLDAVCAYLPSPLDTPEIIGNDPRFEDKQIVRHPDEEEPLTALAFKIATDPYVGRLCFFRVYSGKLAAGSYVYNTRSDKKERISRIFQMHSNKQNPVEVIGAGDIGAGVGFKDIRTGDTLCDEANPIVLESMDFPEPVIGISVEPKTQKDMDKLGLGLSKLAEEDPTFRVKTNEDTGQTVIEGMGELHLEIIIDRLRREFKVECNQGRPQVSYKETITNTVELREVYKKQSGGRGKFADIIVKVGPVDAGFEGSLQFIDSVKGGNVPKEYIPSVQKGFQAAMKNGVLAGFPVDQLKVELIDGSFHPVDSDQLSFEICAQIAFKTACAKAKPVLLEPIMKMEVVTPEENMGDVIGDLNKRRGQVEGMESSRTGARIVKAKVPLAETFGYVTSLRTISSGRATSSMEFSHYAEVSSSIAKTVVAEAKGKVELL, encoded by the coding sequence ATGGCAAAAAAAGACTTACACTATACGCGTAACATCGGTATCATGGCTCACATTGATGCCGGTAAAACAACAACTTCGGAACGTATTCTGTACTACACCGGTCTTACTCACAAAATCGGTGAAGTTCATGATGGCGCTGCTACCATGGACTGGATGGAACAGGAGCAGGAACGTGGTATCACTATCACTTCTGCTGCAACAACAACGTTCTGGAACTATTTGAACGATAAATATAAAATCAACCTGATTGACACTCCGGGTCACGTTGACTTTACTGTTGAGGTAGAACGCTCTTTGCGTATCCTCGATGGTGCTGTGGCTACTTTCTGTGCTGTAGGTGGTGTTGAACCTCAGTCGGAAACCGTTTGGCGTCAGGCTGACAAATACAATGTACCACGTATCGGTTTCGTTAACAAAATGGACCGTTCGGGTGCTGATTTCTACGAAGTAATCCGCCAGATCAAGGATGTACTGGGTGCAAAACCTTGTCCTATCCAGATTCCTATCGGTGCTGAAGAAAAATTCAAAGGGGTTGTTGACCTCGTTAAAATGAAAGCTATCTTCTGGCATGACGAAACAATGGGTGCTGAATACTCAGTAGAAGAAATTCCTGCAGATCTTCAGGCTGAAGCTGAAGAATGGAGAGAAAAAATGCTTGAAGTAGTAGCAGAATACGATGATGCCGTAATGGAAAAATTCTTCGATGATCCTTCAACAATCACTGAAGAAGAAATCAACGTAGCTATTCGTAAAGCAACCCTTTCGATGGAAATTACTCCTATGATTTGCGGTTCGGCATTCAAAAACAAAGGTGTACAAACAATGCTTGACGCAGTTTGTGCTTACCTTCCAAGTCCTTTGGATACTCCGGAAATCATTGGTAACGATCCTCGTTTCGAAGACAAACAAATCGTTCGTCACCCGGACGAAGAAGAACCTTTGACCGCTTTGGCGTTCAAAATTGCAACCGACCCTTATGTAGGACGTCTTTGCTTCTTCCGTGTTTACTCTGGTAAACTGGCTGCCGGTTCTTACGTTTACAATACACGTTCTGACAAAAAAGAACGTATTTCTCGTATCTTCCAGATGCACTCCAACAAACAAAACCCTGTTGAAGTGATTGGTGCTGGTGATATTGGTGCTGGTGTAGGTTTCAAAGATATCCGTACAGGTGATACACTTTGCGACGAAGCTAATCCTATCGTTCTCGAATCGATGGACTTCCCTGAACCAGTAATCGGTATTTCGGTTGAACCGAAAACTCAGAAAGATATGGATAAACTCGGTCTTGGTTTGTCAAAACTGGCTGAAGAAGATCCAACTTTCCGTGTTAAAACAAACGAAGATACAGGTCAGACTGTAATTGAAGGTATGGGTGAGCTTCACTTGGAAATCATTATCGACCGTTTGAGACGTGAGTTCAAGGTTGAATGTAACCAGGGTCGTCCTCAGGTATCTTACAAAGAAACTATCACAAACACTGTTGAACTTCGCGAAGTTTACAAGAAACAGTCGGGTGGTCGTGGTAAGTTTGCCGATATTATTGTAAAAGTAGGTCCTGTTGATGCAGGCTTCGAAGGTAGTCTTCAGTTTATCGATTCTGTGAAAGGTGGTAACGTTCCTAAAGAATACATCCCTTCTGTACAGAAAGGCTTCCAGGCAGCTATGAAGAATGGTGTGCTTGCAGGTTTCCCGGTTGATCAGTTGAAAGTTGAACTCATAGACGGTTCATTCCACCCGGTTGACTCTGACCAGTTGTCATTCGAAATCTGTGCTCAGATTGCATTCAAAACTGCTTGTGCAAAAGCAAAACCCGTTCTGTTGGAACCGATCATGAAAATGGAAGTGGTTACTCCGGAAGAAAACATGGGTGATGTAATCGGCGACTTGAACAAACGTCGTGGCCAGGTTGAAGGTATGGAATCGAGCCGTACAGGTGCACGTATTGTGAAAGCTAAAGTTCCTTTGGCAGAAACATTCGGATACGTAACATCATTGCGTACAATCAGCTCAGGACGTGCAACTTCATCAATGGAATTCTCTCACTATGCAGAAGTTTCTTCATCTATTGCTAAAACAGTAGTTGCTGAGGCTAAAGGTAAAGTAGAACTCTTGTAA
- the rpsJ gene encoding 30S ribosomal protein S10: MSQKIRIKLKSYDHNLVDKSAEKIVKTVKATGAVVSGPIPLPTHKRVFTVLRSPFVNKKSREQFELSNYKRLIDIYSSTAKTVDALMKLELPSGVEVEIKV, translated from the coding sequence ATGAGTCAAAAAATCAGAATCAAATTAAAATCTTACGATCACAACCTGGTTGACAAATCAGCAGAAAAAATCGTTAAGACAGTAAAAGCAACCGGAGCTGTAGTAAGCGGTCCAATTCCATTGCCTACACACAAACGCGTATTTACCGTATTGCGTTCTCCGTTTGTTAACAAGAAATCTCGCGAGCAGTTTGAACTTTCAAACTACAAGCGTTTGATCGACATCTACAGCTCAACTGCTAAAACTGTTGATGCTTTGATGAAGCTTGAATTGCCGAGCGGTGTAGAAGTAGAAATCAAAGTTTGA
- the rplC gene encoding 50S ribosomal protein L3 yields the protein MPGLIGKKIGMTSVFSTDGKNVPCTVIEAGPCVVTQIKTVETDGYEAVQLGFEEKKDKHTTKPEAGHFKKANVAPQRHLVEFKGFEGEFKLGDALTVELFDGTTWVDVIGTSKGKGFQGVVKRHGFGGVGQSTHGQHNRLRHPGSMGASSYPSKVVKGMRMGGRTGGDTVTVQNLEVLKVIPEHNLLLIKGSIPGAKGSIVIINK from the coding sequence ATGCCAGGATTAATTGGAAAAAAAATCGGAATGACATCCGTTTTCAGTACCGATGGTAAGAATGTACCATGTACTGTTATCGAAGCTGGTCCTTGTGTTGTTACGCAAATCAAAACTGTTGAAACAGACGGTTACGAAGCGGTTCAGTTAGGTTTTGAAGAAAAGAAAGACAAACACACTACAAAACCGGAAGCAGGCCACTTCAAAAAAGCAAACGTAGCACCTCAAAGACACTTGGTTGAGTTCAAAGGTTTTGAAGGCGAATTCAAACTGGGAGATGCTCTCACAGTTGAATTATTTGACGGAACTACTTGGGTAGACGTTATCGGAACTTCAAAAGGTAAAGGATTTCAGGGCGTTGTTAAACGTCATGGATTCGGTGGTGTAGGTCAAAGTACACACGGTCAGCACAATCGTCTGCGTCACCCGGGTTCTATGGGCGCTTCTTCTTACCCTTCAAAAGTGGTAAAGGGTATGAGAATGGGTGGTCGTACAGGTGGTGATACTGTAACAGTGCAAAACCTGGAAGTGTTAAAAGTAATCCCCGAGCACAATTTGTTGCTTATCAAAGGTTCAATTCCCGGGGCTAAAGGTTCAATCGTAATTATCAATAAGTAA
- the rplD gene encoding 50S ribosomal protein L4, translating to MELNVYNIEGKETGKKVTLNEAIFGIEPNDHAIYLDVKQYMANKRQGTHKAKERSELSGSTRKLIRQKGGGGARRGDINSPVLVGGARVFGPVPRDYSFKLNKKLKQLARKSALAYKAKADAIVVVDALQYDAPKTKNLIALTENLKVADKKPLIILSEPNKNVYLSARNLKGVNVTTVSDLNTYSIMNAKSLVVVEASFAGLDQILKA from the coding sequence ATGGAACTGAACGTATATAACATAGAAGGAAAAGAAACCGGAAAAAAGGTAACTCTTAACGAGGCTATCTTTGGCATTGAACCTAATGACCACGCTATCTATCTTGATGTTAAACAGTACATGGCAAACAAACGTCAGGGTACTCACAAAGCTAAAGAAAGAAGCGAACTTTCCGGAAGTACACGTAAGCTGATCCGCCAGAAAGGTGGAGGTGGTGCTCGTCGTGGTGATATCAACTCACCGGTATTGGTGGGTGGTGCTCGTGTTTTTGGTCCGGTTCCCCGTGACTATAGCTTCAAATTGAACAAAAAACTGAAACAATTGGCTCGTAAGTCAGCTTTAGCATATAAAGCAAAAGCCGATGCGATTGTAGTAGTTGATGCTCTTCAATACGACGCTCCAAAAACAAAGAACTTAATCGCGTTGACCGAAAATTTGAAAGTAGCTGATAAAAAGCCGCTTATTATTTTATCGGAACCAAATAAAAACGTATATTTGTCGGCTCGAAACCTGAAAGGTGTTAATGTAACAACTGTTTCTGATCTAAATACTTACAGTATTATGAATGCGAAATCACTCGTTGTTGTTGAAGCTTCTTTCGCTGGTTTGGATCAAATCTTAAAAGCATAA
- the rplW gene encoding 50S ribosomal protein L23 yields the protein MGIIIKPIVTEKANGLSEKLNRFSFRVEKGANKIEIKKAVEEMYGVTVVAVNTAVMPGKKKSRFTKGGVINGKTSAFKKAMVTLKDGDNIDFYSNI from the coding sequence ATGGGAATTATAATTAAACCGATTGTTACAGAAAAAGCAAACGGCCTTAGTGAAAAACTCAATCGTTTTAGCTTCCGCGTTGAAAAAGGCGCCAATAAGATTGAGATCAAGAAAGCCGTAGAAGAAATGTATGGCGTAACCGTAGTTGCTGTTAACACAGCAGTTATGCCAGGCAAAAAGAAAAGCCGCTTCACCAAAGGTGGAGTTATCAACGGTAAAACTTCAGCTTTCAAAAAGGCTATGGTTACGTTGAAAGATGGAGATAACATTGATTTTTATAGCAATATTTAA
- the rplB gene encoding 50S ribosomal protein L2, producing MAVRKLNPVTPGQRHKIIGTFDTITSSVPEKSLVTGKRSTGGRNNSGKMTMRYIGGGHKKKYRVIDFKRNKEGVPAKVQSIEYDPNRTARIALLYYADGDKSYILAPNGLQVGQTLLSGAEAAPEVGNSLPLKNIPLGTIIHNIELRPGQGAALVRSAGTFAQLTSREENYAIIKLPSGETRKILCTCKATVGSVGNSEHNLESSGKAGRTRWQGRRPRVRGVAMNPVDHPMGGGEGRASGGHPRSRKGLLAKGYKTRAPKKQSSKYIIERRKK from the coding sequence ATGGCTGTACGTAAATTGAACCCCGTTACACCGGGGCAGAGACACAAAATTATCGGTACGTTCGACACAATTACTTCGTCTGTACCGGAAAAATCTCTTGTGACAGGCAAACGCTCAACCGGCGGTCGCAATAACTCAGGTAAGATGACCATGCGTTATATCGGCGGTGGTCACAAGAAGAAATATAGAGTAATTGACTTCAAGCGTAACAAAGAAGGAGTACCTGCGAAGGTACAATCCATAGAGTATGATCCGAACCGTACGGCTCGTATCGCGTTGCTCTATTACGCTGATGGTGATAAAAGCTATATTCTTGCACCCAATGGACTGCAAGTTGGCCAAACTCTATTATCAGGCGCTGAAGCAGCTCCTGAAGTTGGAAACTCTCTACCGTTGAAGAACATCCCACTCGGTACCATTATTCACAACATTGAATTACGTCCGGGACAGGGTGCTGCATTGGTTCGCTCAGCAGGTACATTTGCTCAGTTGACTTCTCGCGAAGAAAACTATGCAATCATCAAATTACCTTCAGGCGAAACCCGCAAAATTCTTTGCACATGCAAAGCAACTGTAGGTAGCGTTGGCAACTCAGAACACAATCTTGAAAGTTCAGGTAAGGCCGGTCGCACACGCTGGCAAGGACGACGTCCTCGCGTACGTGGTGTTGCTATGAACCCTGTCGATCACCCCATGGGTGGTGGTGAAGGACGCGCTTCTGGTGGTCACCCACGTTCTCGCAAAGGCTTGTTAGCTAAGGGCTATAAGACAAGAGCTCCTAAAAAGCAATCAAGCAAGTATATTATCGAAAGAAGAAAAAAATAA